A stretch of the Opisthocomus hoazin isolate bOpiHoa1 chromosome 2, bOpiHoa1.hap1, whole genome shotgun sequence genome encodes the following:
- the CCDC162 gene encoding uncharacterized protein CCDC162: protein MIDSLQNPLDPSEVAQLLAIHKEVIFLQFDAAIRHRLRETFLSSGNVSAYQSVTDRIYHVLPPLINSVIQRAFASQLRLPQLLDPQSCRVTFKKSHFQQCLTILGDDITARERSNFETYSMFYENVLQQHCLLYQKEQDLHAVEGGGNQSDMPLMQGKLDVYRLSIEQQVFEIISDVRREGVDSIIDLKKKFGSTKDNGHLKEHLSKVNIREIELGPEEV from the exons ATGATTGACAGCCTTCAGAATCCACTGGATCCCAGCGAAGTAGCCCAGCTGCTAGCCATTCACAAAGAAGTGATATTTCTACAGTTTGATGCAGCAATCAGGCACCGACTACG AGAGACTTTCTTGTCATCGGGGAATGTTTCAGCCTACCAGAGTGTTACAGACAGGATTTACCATGTGCTGCCTCCATTGATTAACTCTGTGATTCAGCGTGCATTTGCTTCCCAGCTGAGGCTCCCACAGCTTCTGGATCCTCAAAGCTGCAGG gttacttttaaaaaaagccattttcaacAGTGTCTCACCATACTGGGCGATGACATCACGGCCAGAGAACGCAGCAACTTTGAGACCTACTCCATGTTTTATGAAAATGTTCTCCAGCAGCATTGTTTACTTTACCAGAAAGAACAA GATCTGCACGCAGTGGAAGGAGGTGGCAACCAAAGCGATATGCCTCTGATGCAG GGAAAATTGGATGTCTATCGCCTTAGCATTGAGCAACAAGTGTTTGAAATCATCAGTGACGTGAGAAGAGAAGGAGTTGACAGCATAATTGATCTGAAGAAAAAGTTTGGCTCCACTAAAGATAATGGTCACTTGAAAGAACATTTGTCTAAA GTGAACATCAGAGAGATTGAACTTGGACCTGAAGAAGTATAA